In Bos indicus x Bos taurus breed Angus x Brahman F1 hybrid chromosome 21, Bos_hybrid_MaternalHap_v2.0, whole genome shotgun sequence, one DNA window encodes the following:
- the LOC113879798 gene encoding cathepsin G-like → MWPLLLLVAFLLSPRARAGQIIGGREARPHSRPYMAYIQIRSPVGIKVCGGFLVREDFVMTAAHCLGSQINVILGAHNIRTLESTQQRIPVLRSIPHPGYSQQNKRNDIMLLQLANRAQRNRFVRPVPLPQTQNRLRPGTQCTVAGWGLIGLNMRTDTLQCVQLRVQRDRVCRRRFMLYYGRTQICVGDPRQRKSAFLGDSGGPLVCSNVAQGVVSYGDRMGTPPAVFTRISSFLPWIRRTMRRFQEWRPE, encoded by the exons ATGTGGCCGCTCCTGCTCCTCGTGGCCTTTCTCCTGTCCCCCAGGGCTCGGGCAG GGCAGATCATCGGAGGCCGAGAAGCCAGGCCCCATTCCCGCCCCTACATGGCATATATTCAGATCCGAAGTCCAGTAGGTATCAAAGTTTGTGGGGGGTTCCTGGTGCGTGAAGATTTTGTGATGACAGCAGCTCACTGCTTGGGAAG ccaaataaatgtcaTCCTGGGGGCCCACAACATCAGGACATTGGAAAGCACCCAGCAGCGCATCCCTGTGCTCAGATCCATCCCCCACCCTGGATACAGTCAGCAGAACAAGAGGAATGACATCATGTTACTGCAG CTGGCGAACAGAGCTCAGCGTAATCGATTTGTGAGGCCGGTGCCTCTGCCTCAGACTCAAAACAGACTGAGACCTGGGACCCAGTGCACCGTGGCCGGCTGGGGCCTGATCGGCCTGAACATGAGAACAGACACGCTCCAGTGTGTGCAGCTGAGGGTGCAGAGGGATAGGGTGTGCAGGAGACGCTTCATGTTATACTATGGCCGGACACAGATTTGCGTGGGGGACCCGAGACAGAGGAAGTCTGCCTTTCTG GGGGACTCCGGTGGCCCCCTTGTGTGCAGCAATGTGGCCCAGGGCGTTGTCTCCTACGGAGACAGGATGGGGACCCCTCCAGCAGTCTTCACCAGAATTTCCAGCTTCCTGCCCTGGATAAGGAGAACAATGAGACGCTTCCAAGAGTGGAGACCAGAGTGA